A window from Lytechinus pictus isolate F3 Inbred chromosome 9, Lp3.0, whole genome shotgun sequence encodes these proteins:
- the LOC129268009 gene encoding uncharacterized protein LOC129268009, whose translation MRKTQANRTKIIFVLFHTIFALLLRRCGGTIISSIEGERVEMDFPYPCNISSRVTFQYGNRAPYYNSASPGSMSLPSNQNLTFNTESDNNECSLHLIINPVSRDDAGTYILTAYNANDQYIYDERVGLRVSYPPGKAKCDSSEIYIDGEWITIQCSALIGNVPGQFLCYQNGMRLPPLTSPEVISGRLRQVMLARLTELVYCCSSTTQEVKGRCDCKDTIWDPILSDESNVTDPCPTINSTATSPLSQTTNIPTAKGDNTLRPTTTITITTRGNYLYCDFKSDKNVDYFITLLVLMVIILVLGFCTFAYIIYTRYKYMDHRYIDNAERMSHLTDIEQHEQDTPLQV comes from the coding sequence ATGCGTAAAACGCAAGCAAAtcgaacaaaaataattttcgtATTATTCCACACTATATTTGCATTATTGTTAAGGAGATGTGGCGGTACAATTATCAGTAGCATTGAAGGAGAGAGAGTTGAGATGGATTTTCCTTATCCATGTAACATTTCATCCAGAGTTACCTTTCAGTACGGTAACCGAGCCCCTTATTACAACTCGGCAAGTCCTGGTTCGATGTCTTTGCCTTCCAATCAAAATCTGACTTTCAATACCGAAAGTGATAATAACGAATGCTCCCTGCATCTGATCATAAACCCGGTATCAAGAGACGATGCAGGCACTTACATTCTTACCGCTTACAACGCAAACGATCAGTATATATATGATGAAAGGGTTGGCCTAAGGGTTAGCTATCCTCCTGGAAAGGCAAAGTGTGATTCAAGTGAGATTTATATCGATGGAGAGTGGATAACAATACAATGTTCAGCTCTTATTGGGAACGTGCCCGGTCAGTTTCTGTGCTATCAAAATGGCATGAGGCTTCCACCGTTGACCTCACCGGAAGTCATTAGCGGAAGGTTGCGTCAGGTGATGTTAGCCAGACTGACAGAACTTGTGTATTGCTGTTCGTCCACCACACAAGAGGTTAAAGGGAGATGTGACTGTAAGGACACTATCTGGGATCCCATCTTAAGCGATGAATCAAATGTCACTGATCCCTGTCCTACTATAAACTCGACGGCAACATCACCGCTATCACAAACTACAAATATCCCAACGGCCAAAGGGGACAACACCCTCCGCCcgacaacaacaataacaataacaacaagagGAAACTACTTGTATTGTGACTTCAAAAgtgataaaaatgttgattattttataaCTTTGCTAGTTTTAATGGTCATTATATTAGTTCTTGGATTTTGCACGTTTGCATATATTATTTATACACGATATAAATACATGGATCATCGATATATTGATAATGCAGAAAGGATGAGTCACTTAACAGATATAGAACAGCATGAACAAGATACCCCTTTACAAGTATGA